The Fortiea contorta PCC 7126 genome has a segment encoding these proteins:
- the rodA gene encoding rod shape-determining protein RodA — MLLKRSLPKIRWKYWVKPWQQVDWLLFSLTVAVSFFGGLMILSTELKQPVTDWWWHWLVAGIGTLIALFLARCRYETLLQWHWVTYALTNVSLIAVMIAGTSAKGAQRWISIAGFNVQPSEFAKIGVIITLAALLHKRTASALPNFFRALAFTAVPWLLVFIQPDLATSLVFGAIVLGMLYWANANPGWLILLISPVIAAILFGISWPLSAPIVIFHEIALGPLGVIWSLAMGVVGWQTLPWRRFNLGAVGAWSLNMLGGELGVFAWNHVLKPYQKARLSVFMNPDHEPLGAGYHLIQSRIAIGAGEVWGWGLFKGPMTQLNFVPEQHTDFIFSAVGEEFGFVGCLIVLFVFCLICLRLLHIAQTAKDNFGSLLAIGMLSMIVFQLLVNVGMTVGLAPVAGIPLPWMSYGRSAMLTNFIGLGIVESVANFRQRQKYYL; from the coding sequence ATGTTGTTAAAACGTTCGCTCCCCAAAATTCGCTGGAAGTATTGGGTCAAACCTTGGCAGCAAGTAGACTGGTTACTATTTTCTCTAACAGTAGCTGTCAGCTTTTTCGGTGGACTGATGATTCTCAGTACCGAACTCAAACAACCAGTCACTGATTGGTGGTGGCACTGGTTGGTGGCAGGTATCGGCACTCTGATTGCATTATTTCTGGCTCGCTGCCGTTACGAAACCTTGCTACAGTGGCACTGGGTGACATACGCCCTCACCAACGTCAGCTTGATTGCCGTGATGATTGCCGGCACCTCTGCAAAAGGAGCACAACGGTGGATTAGTATTGCCGGTTTTAATGTCCAACCCTCAGAATTTGCCAAAATCGGCGTGATTATTACCCTGGCTGCTCTGTTGCACAAGCGGACAGCCTCTGCTTTACCCAACTTTTTCCGTGCTCTAGCATTTACTGCCGTACCTTGGTTATTAGTCTTTATACAGCCAGATCTAGCAACATCACTGGTATTTGGGGCGATCGTTTTAGGGATGTTGTACTGGGCAAATGCTAACCCTGGTTGGCTAATTTTGTTGATTTCGCCGGTGATTGCGGCAATTTTATTTGGTATATCCTGGCCGTTATCAGCACCAATCGTCATTTTCCACGAAATCGCCTTGGGGCCTTTGGGTGTAATTTGGTCTTTGGCTATGGGCGTGGTCGGTTGGCAAACTCTGCCTTGGCGACGGTTCAACCTCGGTGCTGTAGGTGCTTGGAGCTTGAATATGTTGGGCGGTGAATTGGGAGTCTTCGCCTGGAACCACGTATTGAAACCATACCAAAAAGCCCGCCTCAGCGTATTTATGAACCCCGATCATGAACCTTTAGGCGCTGGGTATCACTTGATTCAATCCCGCATCGCTATTGGTGCTGGGGAAGTTTGGGGATGGGGATTATTCAAAGGGCCGATGACACAGCTAAATTTTGTCCCAGAACAGCATACAGACTTCATTTTCTCGGCTGTGGGCGAAGAATTCGGCTTTGTCGGTTGTTTAATAGTGCTGTTTGTCTTCTGCTTAATTTGTCTGCGCCTACTGCATATAGCTCAAACTGCCAAAGATAATTTTGGCTCACTTTTAGCGATTGGCATGTTATCAATGATTGTCTTTCAGTTGCTGGTAAATGTGGGCATGACGGTAGGTCTAGCTCCTGTGGCGGGAATTCCTTTACCTTGGATGAGTTACGGGCGTTCTGCTATGTTGACTAACTTTATTGGTTTGGGAATAGTGGAATCGGTGGCAAATTTCCGCCAACGACAAAAGTATTATCTATGA
- a CDS encoding Mrp/NBP35 family ATP-binding protein, giving the protein MYDVLDSRSVLEVLRPVQDPELQKSLVELNMIRNVKIEDGQVSFTLVLTTPACPLKEFIVEDCQKAVKKLPGVTKVSVEVTAETPQQKSLPDRTGVTGVKNIIAVSSGKGGVGKSTVAVNIAVALAQTGAKVGLLDADIYGPNDPTMLGLAEAEIVVRPSATGDVLIPAFNHGVKLVSMGFLIDRDQPVIWRGPMLNGVIRQFLYQVEWGELDYLVVDMPPGTGDAQLTLTQAVPMAGAVIVTTPQTVALLDSRKGLRMFQQMNVPVLGIVENMSYFIPPDMPEKQYDIFGSGGGEKTAAELGVPLLGCVPLEISTRIGGDSGVPIVVQEPDSASAKALKAIALTIAGKVSVAALT; this is encoded by the coding sequence ATGTACGATGTCCTTGATTCCCGCTCTGTCCTAGAAGTGTTGCGACCAGTGCAAGACCCAGAACTGCAAAAAAGTCTGGTGGAACTGAATATGATTCGCAACGTCAAAATTGAAGATGGCCAGGTTAGCTTTACTTTAGTGTTAACTACCCCCGCTTGTCCTTTAAAGGAATTTATTGTTGAAGACTGCCAAAAAGCTGTGAAAAAGCTTCCTGGTGTCACCAAGGTCAGTGTGGAAGTAACTGCAGAAACACCCCAACAAAAAAGTTTACCTGACCGCACTGGTGTCACTGGTGTCAAAAATATTATCGCTGTTTCCAGCGGTAAGGGTGGTGTCGGTAAAAGTACGGTAGCTGTGAATATTGCTGTGGCGCTGGCACAAACAGGGGCAAAAGTCGGTCTACTCGATGCAGATATTTACGGGCCTAATGACCCCACCATGCTAGGGTTAGCGGAGGCTGAGATTGTGGTGCGTCCCAGTGCTACAGGTGATGTGTTAATACCTGCTTTTAATCATGGCGTCAAGTTGGTTTCGATGGGGTTTTTAATTGACCGAGATCAACCTGTAATTTGGCGCGGCCCGATGCTGAATGGTGTGATCCGCCAGTTTCTGTATCAAGTGGAATGGGGAGAATTAGATTATCTAGTTGTCGATATGCCACCAGGAACAGGAGATGCTCAGTTAACATTGACACAAGCAGTCCCGATGGCAGGAGCAGTAATTGTTACCACACCACAAACTGTAGCCCTGTTGGATTCTCGTAAGGGATTGCGGATGTTCCAGCAGATGAATGTACCTGTTTTGGGGATAGTAGAAAATATGAGCTACTTTATTCCCCCAGACATGCCGGAAAAACAATATGACATTTTTGGTTCCGGTGGTGGTGAAAAAACAGCTGCAGAATTAGGGGTACCGTTGTTAGGGTGCGTACCATTGGAGATTTCTACTAGGATTGGTGGTGATAGCGGTGTGCCGATAGTTGTGCAAGAGCCAGACTCAGCATCAGCCAAAGCTTTAAAGGCGATCGCTCTGACGATCGCTGGTAAAGTATCAGTTGCTGCTTTAACATAG
- the hemF gene encoding oxygen-dependent coproporphyrinogen oxidase — MLTNSQTPTLKVESSQFLPPTDAKTRVRQFMQQLQGEITQGLETLDGVGKFKEDGWERPEGGGGRSRILRDGAIFEQAGVGFSEVWGDHLPPSILAQRPDADGHPFYVTGTSMVLHPRNPYVPTVHLNYRYFEAGPVWWFGGGVDLTPYYPFAEDAKHLHSTLKQACDKHNPEYYPVFKRWCDEYFYLKHRNETRGVGGLFFDYQHSQSALYGGPDPRGAAAVYSDEVGTPKPRSWEEIFAFVQDCGRSFLPAYVPIVERRHKTEYGDRQRNFQLYRRGRYVEFNLVYDRGTIFGLQTNGRTESILMSLPPLVRWEYGYKPEPNSPEAELYETFLKPQDWINWTSKQS; from the coding sequence ATGTTGACCAACTCACAAACCCCTACTCTGAAAGTAGAATCATCTCAATTTCTACCACCAACTGATGCGAAGACAAGGGTGCGTCAGTTTATGCAGCAGTTACAAGGCGAGATTACTCAAGGGTTAGAAACTCTTGATGGTGTGGGTAAGTTTAAAGAAGATGGTTGGGAACGTCCTGAAGGTGGTGGTGGGCGATCGCGCATTTTACGCGATGGTGCGATATTTGAACAAGCAGGGGTAGGTTTTTCCGAAGTTTGGGGCGATCATTTACCTCCTTCCATTCTCGCCCAGCGTCCTGATGCTGACGGACACCCGTTTTATGTTACAGGCACTTCAATGGTGCTACATCCCCGCAACCCTTACGTACCCACAGTTCATCTCAATTATCGCTATTTTGAAGCAGGGCCAGTGTGGTGGTTTGGTGGTGGTGTAGATTTGACTCCCTATTATCCCTTTGCTGAAGATGCCAAGCATTTACACAGCACTTTGAAACAGGCTTGCGACAAGCATAACCCAGAGTATTATCCAGTGTTTAAGCGCTGGTGCGATGAATATTTTTATCTCAAGCACCGCAATGAAACCAGGGGCGTAGGTGGTCTATTTTTCGATTACCAACACAGCCAAAGCGCTTTATACGGCGGCCCCGATCCACGTGGGGCGGCGGCAGTGTACAGTGACGAAGTGGGAACACCAAAACCGCGCAGTTGGGAAGAAATCTTTGCTTTCGTGCAAGATTGTGGTAGGTCATTTCTACCAGCTTATGTGCCTATTGTGGAACGGCGACATAAAACTGAGTATGGCGATCGCCAACGGAATTTTCAACTCTACCGTCGCGGCCGCTATGTAGAATTTAACTTAGTTTATGACCGAGGCACAATCTTCGGATTGCAAACCAACGGTCGCACAGAATCAATTCTCATGTCCTTACCGCCTTTGGTACGTTGGGAATATGGTTATAAACCAGAACCCAATTCTCCAGAAGCTGAGTTGTATGAAACTTTCCTCAAACCCCAAGATTGGATCAATTGGACATCGAAACAGAGCTAG
- a CDS encoding STAS domain-containing protein produces MIQIEQTTYTTQDDDTVIILTPEGRLDITTAWQFRLKLQECISKLSHHVIVNLGQVNFIDSSGLTSLVAGMRDADKAKGSFRICNVHPEAKLVFEVTMMDTVFEIFETEEEALEGVPRSMAS; encoded by the coding sequence GTGATTCAAATAGAACAAACAACTTATACAACCCAAGACGATGACACTGTTATTATCTTGACGCCAGAAGGTCGATTGGATATCACTACTGCTTGGCAATTTCGCCTAAAGTTACAGGAGTGTATTTCTAAACTCAGCCACCATGTAATTGTGAATCTCGGTCAGGTAAATTTTATTGATAGTTCTGGTTTGACATCTTTGGTCGCGGGAATGCGGGATGCGGATAAAGCTAAAGGTAGTTTCCGCATCTGTAATGTACATCCAGAAGCTAAACTTGTGTTTGAAGTGACGATGATGGACACGGTTTTTGAGATATTTGAAACTGAAGAGGAAGCGCTAGAAGGGGTACCCCGTAGTATGGCTAGTTGA
- a CDS encoding chromophore lyase CpcT/CpeT, protein MTLFPNLVTLGEYLAGEFDNQAQAIADPAWYVHLRLWQRPVQLFAEDSVTLFAEQANVINLDNPYRQRIIRLQRSPHSDVDLQVQYYMPKDPGALKGAGRNPALLNTLTPDHLDFLPGCNLNVTQQTLATNQYKFSATPPLNACCKFTYLDNIIQVSLGFEATAQEFYSYDKGIDSETGKATWGAILGPYRYCKREQY, encoded by the coding sequence ATGACCCTCTTCCCCAATTTAGTGACTTTAGGTGAGTACCTCGCTGGCGAATTTGACAATCAAGCCCAAGCCATAGCTGACCCAGCTTGGTATGTCCACTTGCGCTTATGGCAAAGACCAGTGCAACTGTTCGCAGAAGATAGTGTAACTCTGTTTGCCGAACAAGCCAATGTGATTAACTTAGACAATCCCTACCGTCAGCGAATTATTCGTTTACAGCGATCGCCACACAGCGATGTTGACCTACAAGTACAATATTATATGCCTAAAGATCCGGGTGCGCTCAAAGGTGCTGGTCGCAATCCTGCTTTGCTAAATACACTCACACCTGATCATTTAGACTTTTTGCCAGGTTGCAACCTCAACGTTACTCAACAAACACTAGCCACCAACCAGTATAAATTTTCCGCTACACCACCACTCAATGCTTGTTGTAAATTTACTTATCTAGACAATATTATTCAAGTTTCTCTGGGTTTTGAAGCGACCGCACAAGAATTTTATAGCTACGACAAAGGTATTGACTCCGAAACAGGAAAAGCAACTTGGGGTGCAATTTTAGGCCCTTATCGCTATTGCAAACGAGAGCAATACTGA
- the psb29 gene encoding photosystem II biogenesis protein Psp29 — translation MNNVRTVSDTKRTFYTLHTRPINTIYRRVVEELMVEMHLLSVNLDFSYNSIYALGVVTTFDRFMQGYQPEQDQESIFNALCQAVEQEPQRYRQDAERLQALAKSLPANDLVAWLGQTVQLNRDGDLQAQLQAIANNPNFKYSRLLAVGIFTLLEASDPELVKDEKQRNQSLKTIAAGLHLSDEKLNKDLELYRSNLDKIAQALVVMADVLSADRKKREQRRQQSTTPVAPPSANE, via the coding sequence GTGAATAACGTCCGTACTGTTTCTGATACAAAGCGAACTTTCTACACTCTTCATACCCGTCCAATCAACACGATTTATCGTCGGGTGGTCGAGGAGTTGATGGTGGAAATGCATCTGCTGTCCGTAAATCTCGATTTTAGCTACAATTCTATTTATGCCTTGGGCGTCGTCACTACCTTTGACCGCTTCATGCAAGGCTATCAACCAGAACAGGATCAGGAGTCGATTTTTAATGCTCTATGTCAGGCTGTAGAGCAAGAACCACAGCGTTACAGACAAGATGCTGAACGATTGCAAGCTTTAGCTAAAAGTTTACCAGCTAATGATTTGGTGGCTTGGCTAGGCCAAACTGTTCAATTAAATCGAGATGGTGATTTGCAAGCACAACTGCAAGCGATCGCTAATAATCCTAACTTTAAATACAGCCGTTTACTAGCGGTTGGTATTTTTACTTTGTTGGAAGCTTCAGATCCAGAATTAGTTAAAGATGAAAAACAGCGGAATCAGTCTTTGAAAACTATTGCTGCTGGTTTGCATCTATCTGATGAAAAACTTAACAAAGATTTGGAGTTATATCGGTCTAATTTAGATAAAATAGCCCAAGCACTGGTAGTGATGGCAGATGTCCTCTCTGCTGACCGCAAAAAACGGGAACAGCGCAGACAGCAATCAACTACCCCAGTTGCGCCTCCTAGCGCCAACGAATAG
- a CDS encoding phage holin family protein: MSEIGTILIVWVVTSVSLFIISKLPLGVEIDTPGKAFVSAAVLGIVTTVVRPILRLVFAVPSFLTFDLLSGLFTFMIAVVCFSIAAWLVDGFRLRFGIWSAVIGAFALTVVNNLIYKLLGV, translated from the coding sequence ATGAGTGAAATTGGGACAATTTTGATTGTTTGGGTGGTAACATCTGTTAGTCTATTTATTATCAGCAAATTACCTTTGGGAGTGGAAATTGATACTCCAGGTAAAGCCTTTGTTTCTGCAGCAGTTCTCGGTATCGTCACCACAGTAGTCAGGCCGATTTTACGCCTTGTCTTTGCAGTACCAAGTTTTCTCACCTTTGACTTGTTATCTGGCTTATTCACTTTTATGATTGCCGTGGTATGTTTTAGTATTGCTGCTTGGTTGGTTGATGGTTTCCGCCTGCGCTTCGGTATTTGGAGTGCTGTGATTGGTGCCTTTGCGTTGACTGTTGTTAATAACCTAATATATAAATTATTAGGTGTTTAA
- a CDS encoding ExbD/TolR family protein, protein MKINQPNSSEEVQIQIVPLIDVVFCILTFFLLASLQFTRQQAINIDLPKANTGTSTSANSQGKSNILPVTIDAVGQTYVEKQPVQREQLAEILRKYVQDNPTGILVLNASRTATYNDVVQTLDLLRQVGGDRVSLGIIPGPAQPATDPTLPTAPAFPVNPAIPNTVPVPGVSPQDNLNPTLPTAPNLPPAIPGNSPAVPNTAPQKTN, encoded by the coding sequence ATGAAAATTAATCAACCAAATTCATCTGAGGAAGTCCAAATTCAAATCGTTCCTTTAATAGATGTTGTTTTTTGTATCTTGACGTTTTTTTTGTTAGCATCTTTGCAATTTACTCGCCAACAAGCAATTAATATTGATTTACCTAAAGCGAATACAGGTACTTCTACTAGCGCCAATTCTCAAGGTAAAAGCAATATCCTACCCGTGACTATTGACGCTGTGGGACAAACTTATGTGGAGAAACAGCCAGTACAGCGGGAACAATTGGCAGAAATTTTAAGAAAGTATGTCCAAGACAATCCCACGGGAATCTTGGTGCTGAATGCTTCGCGGACAGCTACTTATAATGATGTCGTGCAAACTTTAGACTTGTTGCGGCAAGTAGGAGGCGATCGCGTATCATTAGGGATTATACCAGGGCCAGCGCAACCAGCAACAGACCCAACTTTACCTACTGCCCCTGCGTTCCCCGTTAATCCGGCGATTCCTAATACTGTACCTGTTCCCGGTGTCAGTCCCCAAGACAATCTCAACCCCACCTTACCCACCGCACCCAATCTCCCTCCAGCTATTCCTGGTAATTCTCCTGCGGTTCCTAACACAGCACCGCAAAAGACTAATTAG
- a CDS encoding MotA/TolQ/ExbB proton channel family protein, with product MDILDLFYKGGPAMWPLLALSILSLSVIFERLWFWLRMLNQEKEIVVRVLNAASENWDAAADIARRATSQPIGRFLYAPLRLLRTDAETFRLALESTAEEELAGMRRGEKLLEAVITISPLLGLLGTVLGLIRSLGGIRIGDLGTASTANVTLGISESLITTAAGLIIAIASLVFYRLFQGLVINQVKVFRKAGNDLELLYRQFPPDFSDTSSIILQESLSDDFASPYKRNKNKFSDTPELPGESDLLDPEQ from the coding sequence GTGGATATTTTAGATTTGTTTTACAAGGGCGGGCCAGCAATGTGGCCTTTGCTAGCTTTGTCAATTTTATCTTTGAGTGTAATTTTTGAGCGTCTGTGGTTCTGGTTGCGAATGTTGAACCAGGAAAAAGAAATAGTAGTTCGCGTTCTCAATGCGGCTAGTGAAAATTGGGACGCAGCAGCAGATATTGCTAGACGCGCTACGAGTCAGCCGATTGGGCGGTTTCTTTACGCTCCTTTAAGGTTGTTGAGAACTGATGCGGAAACGTTTCGCTTGGCGCTGGAGTCAACTGCAGAAGAAGAGTTAGCGGGGATGCGTCGGGGCGAAAAACTGTTAGAAGCAGTGATTACAATCTCCCCATTATTAGGATTATTGGGTACAGTTTTGGGTTTGATTCGCTCTTTGGGAGGAATTCGCATCGGCGACTTGGGAACCGCATCCACAGCGAATGTAACTCTGGGGATTAGCGAATCTTTAATTACTACAGCTGCAGGTTTGATAATTGCGATCGCTAGTTTGGTATTCTACCGTCTATTCCAAGGTTTGGTGATCAACCAAGTCAAAGTTTTCCGCAAAGCAGGGAATGATTTGGAATTGTTATATCGCCAGTTCCCACCTGACTTTAGCGATACTTCGTCCATAATTTTACAGGAATCTTTGAGTGATGATTTTGCATCACCATACAAGCGCAATAAAAACAAGTTTTCTGATACTCCTGAACTACCGGGGGAATCTGATTTATTAGATCCTGAACAATAA
- a CDS encoding YkvA family protein yields the protein MKFSIQSVYAWYRNLLRNPKYRWWVILGTLVYILSPIDIAPDFIPIVGEIDDVFLLTLLVGEVSGLVIEGWKARKGNVDNSTPNTPEETTSTANTIDVDAVSVK from the coding sequence ATGAAATTTTCAATTCAATCAGTTTACGCTTGGTATCGTAATTTACTTCGTAATCCCAAATACCGCTGGTGGGTAATTTTAGGAACACTTGTCTATATTCTCAGCCCCATAGATATCGCGCCGGATTTCATACCGATTGTGGGAGAAATCGATGATGTTTTTCTGTTGACTTTGTTAGTTGGTGAAGTGTCTGGGTTAGTGATTGAAGGCTGGAAAGCCCGCAAAGGTAATGTAGACAATAGCACTCCCAACACACCAGAAGAGACAACCTCCACCGCAAATACTATCGATGTTGATGCCGTCTCTGTCAAGTAG
- a CDS encoding glycoside hydrolase family 15 protein, translated as MKTATEIHTSLGNYYQQIKTIILTRQNPITGLLPASTAITAHGDYTDAWVRDNVYSILAVWGLALAYRKIDEDQGRTYELEHSVIKLMRGLLFAMMRQAHKVEQFKHTQSPLDGLHAKYNTSTGDIAVGDDEWGHLQLDATSIFLLILSQMTASGLQIIYTIDEVNFVQNLVYYIGRAYRTPDYGIWERGNKINHGSAELNASSVGMAKGALEAINGLDLFGVRGSQASVIHVLPDEIARARITLESLLPRESGSKEIDAALLSIISFPAFAVEDVQLRDRTLNQIITKLQGKYGCKRFLRDGHQTVLEDTHRLHYEPWELKQFEHIECEWPLFFTYLMLDGLFRNEQKQVDFYQERLQALLINHDGLLLLPELYYVPEQHIEAEKFTPQSQTRLPNENVPLVWAQSLYFLGNMLNEGLIAVGDIDPLGRHLCVGKTHKALVQIAFLAEDEDLQHQLEIYGIETQTPKQVEPIQVRKAGELSTIFTQIGRNDKLNLTGRPARRLRSLTTSRIFRIDGETVVFLPSFLDSQQFYLTLDYHFLLDQIRSELAYIQKYWSALGRPILTLMLTHTMLETGSQALLELMQELKDGICNGVQVKLGRLNQLMLTAGIERIDFLQNADFSHSAVKNAAPHCYYLAYSPQRSWRLGHTQEFQMECETNLGLLLSCLRSSENIYEQIELLQTLTRLQGLEFNTGFGGPQVRVTVADLLDEVYTKAGDTGIWGVVRRAAGLRQMVDISLSDTVTSILVRGKQIAVGKAYSEASLIAVPMSHHEIADKINHFCREDIRDRVLTQEIIIYLGILIRTEPELFRGLLTLRVGYLILLITSELARELQATQDEAYEHLMELSPFEVKVRLRQVLTGYTGMSNLLRQQESLHVKQKESDIAWVVLPTVSEEIEAPAGGWRRFRKAEGALNRVPKDFFQQVWLLMQHCKGLVIGDKLERRNRLDSELMLSEMTPGEKNFALLVEHLLNKIEAPEYRQVNIEALMELAAIASNNPELQIEEYIVLDVLIGHAVRLAWLEQYPDRSDRYDEDKASAWRSFYNTSPRDCVSYILKAFRFLTEFVAEKN; from the coding sequence ATGAAAACAGCTACCGAAATACACACCAGCCTCGGTAATTACTACCAACAAATTAAGACAATTATTCTGACTCGTCAGAATCCCATAACTGGTTTATTACCAGCTAGTACGGCGATTACAGCCCACGGTGATTACACAGATGCATGGGTGCGAGACAATGTTTATAGCATTTTGGCTGTTTGGGGTCTAGCACTTGCATATCGCAAAATTGATGAGGATCAAGGACGCACTTATGAGCTAGAACATAGCGTGATTAAGTTGATGCGTGGGTTGTTATTTGCGATGATGCGACAGGCGCATAAAGTCGAGCAATTTAAACATACTCAATCGCCATTAGATGGGTTGCACGCTAAATACAACACCAGCACAGGTGACATCGCTGTCGGCGATGATGAATGGGGACATTTACAACTTGATGCTACTTCTATATTTTTGCTGATTTTGTCTCAAATGACTGCTTCTGGATTGCAAATAATTTATACAATTGACGAAGTTAATTTTGTGCAAAATTTAGTTTATTATATAGGGCGAGCTTATCGCACACCAGATTATGGTATTTGGGAACGAGGTAACAAAATTAATCATGGTAGTGCCGAGTTAAATGCTAGTTCCGTTGGTATGGCTAAGGGGGCGTTAGAGGCGATTAATGGGTTAGATTTGTTCGGTGTGCGGGGGAGTCAAGCCTCAGTAATTCATGTTTTACCTGATGAAATTGCTCGCGCCAGAATTACGCTAGAGTCTCTATTACCGAGGGAGTCTGGCTCTAAGGAAATTGATGCAGCTTTGTTAAGTATTATTAGTTTTCCGGCTTTTGCAGTGGAAGATGTGCAATTGCGCGATCGCACTCTCAACCAGATTATCACCAAACTGCAAGGAAAATACGGTTGTAAACGCTTCTTGCGTGATGGACACCAAACAGTTTTAGAAGACACTCACCGTTTGCATTATGAACCTTGGGAACTCAAACAATTTGAGCATATTGAGTGTGAATGGCCGTTATTTTTCACTTATTTAATGCTTGATGGTTTATTTAGGAATGAACAAAAGCAAGTTGATTTTTACCAAGAGCGGTTGCAAGCATTACTTATAAATCATGATGGTTTACTATTATTACCAGAACTTTATTACGTTCCCGAACAACATATAGAAGCAGAAAAATTTACACCCCAAAGCCAAACTCGCTTACCTAATGAAAATGTTCCTTTAGTATGGGCGCAGAGTCTATATTTCCTCGGAAACATGTTAAATGAAGGGTTAATCGCTGTAGGAGATATCGACCCTTTAGGTAGACATTTGTGTGTAGGAAAAACTCATAAAGCTCTGGTGCAAATTGCTTTTTTAGCAGAAGACGAAGATTTACAGCATCAGTTAGAAATTTATGGTATCGAAACGCAAACACCAAAGCAAGTAGAACCAATTCAAGTCAGAAAAGCCGGAGAACTTTCCACCATTTTTACCCAAATTGGTCGCAATGATAAACTAAATTTAACTGGGCGTCCAGCGCGACGATTAAGAAGTTTAACTACATCGAGAATTTTTCGGATTGACGGGGAAACAGTTGTATTTTTACCCTCATTTTTAGATTCCCAACAGTTTTATTTAACCCTTGATTACCATTTTCTGTTAGACCAAATCAGAAGCGAATTGGCTTATATTCAAAAATATTGGAGTGCTTTAGGGCGTCCCATCCTGACTCTGATGTTAACGCACACCATGTTAGAAACTGGTTCTCAAGCATTATTAGAATTAATGCAAGAACTCAAAGATGGTATTTGTAATGGTGTCCAGGTAAAATTGGGACGACTCAATCAGTTAATGCTGACTGCGGGGATAGAAAGAATCGATTTCCTGCAAAATGCAGATTTTTCGCATTCGGCTGTAAAAAATGCCGCGCCACACTGCTATTATCTAGCTTATAGTCCACAGAGAAGCTGGCGTCTGGGGCATACGCAAGAATTCCAAATGGAATGTGAGACGAATTTGGGATTATTGCTGTCTTGTTTGCGATCGTCAGAAAATATTTATGAGCAGATTGAGTTATTGCAGACTTTAACTCGTTTGCAGGGATTAGAGTTTAATACAGGGTTCGGGGGGCCGCAAGTGCGCGTCACTGTGGCTGACTTACTCGATGAAGTCTACACCAAAGCGGGAGATACAGGTATTTGGGGGGTGGTACGTCGGGCTGCAGGGTTACGGCAGATGGTTGACATTAGTTTATCAGATACCGTCACGAGTATTTTGGTGCGGGGTAAGCAAATTGCCGTCGGGAAAGCTTACAGTGAAGCATCGCTGATTGCTGTTCCCATGTCTCACCATGAAATTGCAGACAAAATTAATCATTTTTGTCGTGAGGATATCCGCGATCGCGTCCTCACCCAAGAGATTATTATTTATCTAGGTATCCTCATCAGAACTGAACCGGAATTATTTCGCGGACTACTAACCTTGAGAGTTGGTTATCTGATTTTATTGATTACCAGCGAACTCGCTAGGGAGTTACAAGCGACTCAAGATGAAGCTTACGAACATCTGATGGAACTGTCACCCTTTGAAGTCAAAGTGCGCTTGCGTCAAGTATTAACCGGCTACACAGGGATGAGTAACCTGCTGCGTCAACAAGAATCATTACACGTCAAGCAAAAAGAAAGTGATATTGCTTGGGTAGTCCTACCCACAGTCAGCGAAGAAATAGAAGCTCCTGCGGGGGGTTGGCGTCGGTTTCGCAAAGCTGAGGGCGCACTTAACCGCGTACCCAAGGACTTTTTCCAGCAAGTTTGGCTATTAATGCAGCATTGTAAAGGCTTGGTGATTGGCGATAAACTAGAGCGGCGTAATCGTCTAGATAGCGAGTTGATGTTATCGGAAATGACTCCTGGGGAAAAGAATTTCGCCTTATTAGTCGAGCATTTACTGAATAAAATTGAAGCCCCAGAATATCGTCAAGTTAATATTGAAGCATTAATGGAGTTAGCCGCGATCGCCAGTAACAACCCAGAACTGCAAATTGAAGAGTATATCGTTCTGGATGTCTTAATTGGTCATGCCGTCAGATTAGCATGGTTAGAGCAATATCCCGATAGAAGCGATCGCTATGATGAAGATAAAGCTTCTGCGTGGCGCTCTTTCTATAATACCTCCCCTAGGGATTGTGTCAGCTATATTTTGAAGGCCTTCAGATTCTTGACTGAGTTTGTGGCTGAGAAAAATTAA